The following proteins are encoded in a genomic region of Dioscorea cayenensis subsp. rotundata cultivar TDr96_F1 chromosome 8, TDr96_F1_v2_PseudoChromosome.rev07_lg8_w22 25.fasta, whole genome shotgun sequence:
- the LOC120267784 gene encoding 7-deoxyloganetin glucosyltransferase-like: MASLAKEKPHAVCMPIPAQGHINAMMQFAKVLHLHVFHITFIHTEFNYNRILKSRGPSSLQGLPDFRFETIPDGLPPSDENIPQDVKQVCQSTQEHCAIPFHNLVVKLRNSSAAGVPRVSCIISDIVTKFTLPTSQELHIPNIFFCSLSACGFWGFFNYQQLMDKGLVPFKSEDDLINGHLNKEMDWIPGLKNMRIRDIPSNIRTTDPEDFWFKFLKDETQCAMHATAIIFNTFDDLEREVLETMSPVLPPMYSIGPLSLLLKEMPTSPLESAGSNLWKENPGCIEWLDAKREGSVVYVNFGSIAVMSNKQMVEFAWGLANCGHDFMWVIRSDLVKGENAMLPEELLNEITESGRGFLAGWCPQEKVLMHASVGGFLTHCGWNSTMESICAGVPMICWPFFGDQQTNCHYACSEWGIGMEIENNVKRDEVEGMIRVLMDGDKGKDMKKTALEWKRLATMAVKQEGSSMNNLKTLINRVLQPKQ; encoded by the exons ATGGCCTCTTTAGCAAAAGAGAAACCTCATGCAGTGTGCATGCCAATTCCAGCACAGGGCCACATAAACGCCATGATGCAGTTTGCTAAGGTCCTCCATTTGCATGTTTTCCACATCACCTTCATCCACACTGAGTTCAACTACAACCGAATCCTCAAGTCAAGAGGCCCTTCTTCTTTACAAGGCTTGCCAGATTTCCGTTTTGAGACGATACCAGATGGTCTCCCGCCGTCTGACGAGAATATCCCTCAAGATGTCAAGCAAGTTTGTCAATCAACACAAGAACATTGTGCCATTCCCTTTCACAACCTCGTTGTCAAGCTCAGAAACAGCAGTGCTGCTGGTGTACCTCGGGTCTCATGCATCATTTCGGACATTGTTACCAAGTTCACTTTGCCAACATCCCAAGAGCTTCATATTCCTAACATCTTCTTCTGCTCTTTGAGTGCTTGTGGTTTTTGGGGTTTCTTCAACTACCAACAGCTCATGGATAAAGGCTTAGTCCCTTTCAAGA GTGAAGATGATCTTATCAATGGGCATCTCAACAAAGAGATGGACTGGATTCCAGGGTTGAAGAACATGAGGATCAGGGACATCCCTAGTAACATAAGAACAACTGATCCAGAAGACTTCTGGTTCAAATTCCTAAAAGATGAGACACAGTGTGCGATGCATGCAACTGCGATAATCTTCAACACCTTTGATGATTTAGAAAGAGAAGTTCTTGAAACCATGTCACCAGTGCTACCACCTATGTATAGTATTGGTCCTTTGAGCTTGCTCTTGAAAGAGATGCCAACAAGTCCTCTTGAATCAGCAGGGTCTAACCTCTGGAAAGAGAATCCAGGTTGCATTGAATGGTTGGATGCGAAAAGAGAAGGGTCTGTGGTGTATGTGAACTTTGGAAGTATAGCAGTGATGAGTAATAAACAAATGGTGGAGTTTGCGTGGGGGCTTGCTAACTGTGGGCATGACTTCATGTGGGTGATTAGGTCTGATCTTGTGAAGGGTGAGAATGCAATGCTTCCAGAAGAGCTCTTGAATGAGATCACTGAAAGTGGGAGGGGATTTCTAGCTGGCTGGTGTCCTCAAGAGAAGGTCCTAATGCATGCATCAGTGGGAGGGTTTTTGACACACTGTGGATGGAACTCAACCATGGAAAGTATTTGTGCTGGTGTGCCCATGATATGTTGGCCATTCTTTGGAGACCAACAAACTAATTGTCACTATGCATGCAGTGAGTGGGGAATTGGCATGGAGATTGAGAACAATGTCAAGAGAGATGAAGTGGAAGGGATGATAAGGGTGCTGATGGATGGAGATAAGGGGAAGGATATGAAGAAGACTGCACTTGAATGGAAGAGACTTGCAACAATGGCAGTGAAACAAGAGGGTTCATCTATGAATAATCTCAAGACACTGATCAATCGAGTGCTACAGCCAAAGCAGTGA
- the LOC120267597 gene encoding uncharacterized protein LOC120267597 gives METEMQRLMPLPNPSAAASSSDEARYTSLKDIIIASPAPPCPRDMVSRAASMHDFYGFDAASIPIRNHLLKHAASAYLQSAAIIASRNQSLFSRIWRQVRRRAAEVGSGWGRCARGAVEAWKGIVRRVLGCVSGAGERRAFR, from the coding sequence ATGGAGACTGAGATGCAGAGATTGATGCCCTTGCCGAACCCCAGCGCCGCCGCCTCCTCCTCCGATGAGGCTAGATATACAAGCCTTAAAGACATCATCATCGCATCACCGGCGCCGCCGTGCCCGCGCGATATGGTGAGCCGCGCCGCCTCCATGCACGACTTCTACGGCTTCGACGCAGCGAGCATCCCGATTCGTAACCATCTCCTCAAGCACGCCGCCTCCGCTTACCTCCAGTCGGCGGCGATCATCGCTTCCCGGAACCAGAGCTTGTTCTCGAGGATCTGGAGGCAAGTGCGGCGGCGGGCGGCTGAGGTGGGATCGGGGTGGGGGCGGTGCGCTCGGGGGGCGGTGGAAGCTTGGAAGGGGATCGTGAGGCGCGTGCTCGGGTGCGTCTCCGGCGCCGGAGAGCGGCGAGCGTTTCGCTGA